Proteins encoded within one genomic window of Pristis pectinata isolate sPriPec2 chromosome 5, sPriPec2.1.pri, whole genome shotgun sequence:
- the LOC127570320 gene encoding leukocyte elastase inhibitor-like, with the protein MDSLIAANTNFAFDLYTKLKEETKNENIFLSPLSVSVALSMAYLGARGNTADQMAKVLHFDTERDVHARVKELMAKINKPDASYLLRLANRMYGEETFNILREFQNSSLNYYKAELAAVSFLKHSEAVRNEINTYVENKTEGKIKDLLPEDAITPLTVLVLVNAIYFKGKWNSKFNEKDTYVTKFKMNKNESKTVHMMSQEENFNFSYIAELKTSVLELPYEQKELSMIILLPDDISENTTGLEQLEKALANNTLLKWINLENMMQKKVTVHLPRFKLEDQFNLEDKLSAMGMIDAFDQSRANFSGISEKNNLSLSKVIHKSFVEVNEEGTEAAAATAIPMNRTSYQIPQKFVADHPFLFFIKHNKTQSILFFGRYSSPVDEAVGSGASGNMIQQVQSRTQIKQEWRQVNF; encoded by the exons ATGGATTCTCTGATTGCTGCAAATACCAACTTTGCCTTTGATCTCTACACAAAGCTAAAAGAAGAAACTAAAAATGAGAACATATTTCTGTCTCCATTAAGTGTCTCAGTTGCTCTGAGCATGGCATATCTTGGTGCTAGAGGCAACACTGCAGATCAGATGGCCAAG GTTCTGCATTTTGACACAGAACGTGATGTCCATGCAAGAGTCAAGGAACTAATGGCCAAAATCAACAAACCTGATGCTTCTTATCTTCTAAGACTGGCCAACCGTATGTATGGAGAAGAAACCTTCAACATTCTCAGA GAATTTCAAAACTCCAGCTTGAACTACTATAAAGCAGAATTGGCTGCTGTCAGTTTTCTAAAACACTCAGAAGCTGTCAGGAATGAGATCAATACTTACGTAGAAAATAAGACTGAGG GTAAAATCAAAGATTTGCTGCCAGAGGATGCGATTACTCCTCTCACTGTTCTTGTTCTTGTAAATGCCATCTACTTTAAAGGGAAGTGGAACAGCAAATTTAATGAAAAAGATACGTATGTAACCAAGTTCAAGATGAACAAG AATGAGTCCAAAACAGTGCATATGATGTCCCAGGAGGAAAATTTCAATTTTAGTTATATTGCTGAACTCAAAACCAGTGTTCTTGAGCTTCCTTATGAACAGAAGGAACTGAGTATGATCATCCTACTGCCCGATGACATCAGTGAAAACACGACTGGACTGGAACAG CTTGAAAAGGCACTTGCAAACAACACTCTGCTCAAATGGATTAACCTGGAAAATATGATGCAAAAGAAGGTTACCGTTCATCTGCCCAGATTTAAACTGGAAGACCAGTTTAATCTTGAAGATAAACTTTCGGCAATGGGAATGATTGACGCCTTTGATCAATCAAGGGCCAATTTCTCTGGCATATCTGagaaaaataatttatctttGTCAAAGGTTATTCATAAATCCTTTGTGGAAGTTAATGAAGAGGGCACTGAAGCAGCTGCAGCTACAGCAATACCAATGAATCGCACTTCTTATCAAATACCTCAAAAATTCGTAGCAGATCATCCCTTCCTGTTTTTCATCAAACACAACAAAACACAGAGCATTTTGTTCTTTGGCCGATACAGTTCACCAGTGGATGAAGCTGTGGGAAGTGGGGCCTCAGGCAACATGATACAGCAGGTTCAAAGCCGCACACAGATAAAGCAAGAGTGGAGACAGGTCAACTTCTGA